The following proteins are encoded in a genomic region of Primulina huaijiensis isolate GDHJ02 chromosome 3, ASM1229523v2, whole genome shotgun sequence:
- the LOC140973133 gene encoding uncharacterized protein: MEADRLNSPHTSAVIFEALGHQLQFSQDPNSKHLGTTVWDASMVLVKFLEKNCRKGRFSPSKLKGKRVIEIGAGCGVAGFGMALLGCDVISTDQTEVLPLLMRNVERNTSRILQMNSDSDSFGSIEVAELNWGNADHIRAVDPPFDYIIGTDVVYVEHHLEPLLQTLLSLSGPRTTILLGYELRSTNVHDRMLDLWKTNFEVKTVPKAKMHGEYQHPSIQLYIMNPKASNCVSKGIDDDVEEDKSGEIKQGPEEVDDCRATLNEVDDCKSDQVEEVNILKNIQNKKLNDWEARRYGALAARLLRDVKTS, translated from the exons ATGGAGGCGGACAG ATTGAATTCTCCTCACACATCAGCTGTTATATTTGAAGCTCTTGGCCATCAGCTTCAATTTTCGCAG GATCCCAACTCCAAGCATTTAGGGACTACTGTGTGGGATGCATCAATGGTGTTGGtcaaatttttg gaaaaaaattgtagaaaGGGAAGGTTTTCTCCATCTAAACTAAAAGGAAAACGTGTGATCGAAATTGGAGCAGGCTGTGGAGTAGCTGGGTTTG GTATGGCATTGCTCGGATGTGACGTGATTTCAACTGACCAAACTGAAGTTTTGCCTTTGCTTATGAGGAACGTTGAGCGAAATACTTCAAGAATCCTGCAAATGAATTCTGATTCAG ATTCATTTGGATCCATTGAGGTCGCGGAGCTTAACTGGGGTAATGCTGACCATATAAGGGCTGTCGATCCCCCATTTGACTACATAATTGGCACTGATGTT GTATATGTTGAGCACCATTTGGAACCGCTTTTGCAGACTCTACTTTCATTGTCAGGACCCAGAACCACAATTTTG TTGGGTTATGAACTCCGTTCCACTAATGTCCATGATCGAATGCTTGACTTGTGGAAGACGAATTTTGAAGTTAAAACTGTTCCAAAAGCGAAG ATGCACGGTGAGTATCAGCATCCAAGTATACAGCTATATATAATGAACCCGAAGGCCTCAAACTGCGTCAGCAAAGGAATTGATGATGATGTTGAAGAGGACAAATCTGGAGAAATTAAACAAGGGCCAGAGGAAGTTGACGACTGTCGTGCTACTCTTAACGAGGTTGATGACTGTAAAAGTGACCAAGTAGAGGAAGTTAACATCCTCAAAAATATCCAAAATAAGAAGCTTAACGACTGGGAAGCTAGAAGATACGGGGCTTTGGCCGCTCGTCTTCTTAGAGATGTAAAGACATCGTAA